Proteins from one Triticum aestivum cultivar Chinese Spring chromosome 7A, IWGSC CS RefSeq v2.1, whole genome shotgun sequence genomic window:
- the LOC123149244 gene encoding uncharacterized protein produces the protein MARAGVPVPPVPDPAQCHHPSLAALAERARLIRGTGPVDGAAVDWVCNNTAEHNGGGNVTNRPIDNFLLKLPALYCSGCRKLNPVGYRWKITQCTLGRIGLDFLIRNQGPHNTCVAHAILSGMDLMYKIHTAYQSRAFVGRPLSMQDFFMKFSHFFKVSFGYERNPALEIDRALCVIYIAQQYGVRLSAPSLTTWFEWQQESNDKVMMGSFFHVPSNDTELIIRLIAGGYPLICGVPSGRTFKFTSADEIYDGGRVPTNHCVLLIGSGVFNYPGNPDAIPRHTLGTWPLNRDGRRGPRVCLGARGSWGSQVHGSSSQEGGGGDFYIWADQIDRVMGFHIEGMY, from the exons aTGGCTCGTGCTGGTGTTCCCGTTCCTCCCGTTCCCGATCCCGCCCAGTGCCATCATCCAAGTCTGGCTGCGCTTGCCGAGAGGGCTCGGCTTATCCGCGGGACCGGTCCTGTGGATGGAGCTGCTGTGGACTGGGTCTGCAACAACACCGCCGAGCATAACGGTGGGGGCAATGTGACGAATCGCCCGATCGACAACTTCCTACTGAAGTTGCCTGCTTTGTACTGCTCGGGATGCAGAAAGCTG AACCCAGTAGGCTATCGGTGGAAAATTACGCAGTGCACCCTGGGAAGAATCGGGCTTGATTTCCTGATTCGCAATCAAGGCCCGCACA ATACGTGCGTGGCCCATGCAATTCTTTCCGGCATGGATCTCATGTACAAGATCCACACAGCATATCAGTCGCGAGCTTTTGTTGGCCGTCCCTTGAGTATGCAAGATTTCTTCATGAAGTTTTCACACTTCTTCAAGGTATCCTTTGGGTACGAGAGAAACCCTGCCTTGGAGATTGACAGAGCGCTTTGTGTCATCTATATAGCACAACAATATGGTGTGAGGCTGAGTGCCCCGTCCCTTACCACCTGGTTCGAGTGGCAACAGGAATCAAATGACAAAGTGATGATGGGCTCTTTCTTTCATGTACCTTCAAACGACACGGAGCTCATCATCAGGTTAATAGCCGGTGGATACCCTCTCATCTGTGGCGTGCCTAGTGGGAGGACGTTCAAATTCACGAGTGCAGACGAGATCTACGATGGGGGCAGAGTTCCCACTAATCATTGTGTCCTCTTGATAGGATCGGGGGTGTTTAACTACCCTGGCAATCCAGACGCGATCCCTAGGCACACATTGGGCACATGGCCTTTGAACCGTGATGGTAGACGGGGACCTCGTGTTTGCCTAGGAGCAAGGGGTTCATGGGGGAGCCAAGTTCATGGAAGTTCCTCTCAGGAAGGTGGAGGCGGAGATTTCTATATCTGGGCTGACCAGATCGATAGAGTGATGGGGTTCCACATTGAAGGCATGTACTAG